Part of the Desulfolutivibrio sulfoxidireducens genome is shown below.
CTCGACCTCGCCGAAGGCGACATCCCGGAGTCCTTCCTGGATGCTGTTCACCAGAACGAGTTCCACTCCGGCCGGGCCGTTTTCCTGGAACTGGCGCTGGCCGTCATAGCCGCGCACCACGGCCGCGCGGTGTCCCGCCAGGTCCGCCAAGCCCCGGATGCGGCTCTCATTCGCGGACACGATGATGGCCACCGGGATGGAGACGTAGGGCTGGGTGAAAAGCAGGTACTGGGCGCGTTCCGGGGAATAGGCGATCTTGGCGGCCATGTCCGCCCGGCGTTCCTTCAGGGCGTCGAGCAGTTCCGGCCAATTCCGTGCGGGCGTCGGGACGAGGGTCAGGCCCGTGTCCTTCAGGGCGGCGTGCAAAAGGTCGGCGGCGAGGCCGGTGAAAGCCCCCTGGGAAAAAAATTCGAAGGGGGGGAATCCCGGGTCGAAGACCACCCGTATCTCGGGGTGGGCCTCGATGAACCGGCGTTCCGCATCGGTACGCTCCAAAGACGGCGGATCAGGCGCGGCGAGTGCAAAGGCGATCGGCAAGGACAGCGAGAAGAAGGCGATAAGAACGCAATGCGCCAGGGAAAAAAGGAGGAATGCGTGGACTCGCAACGCCCGTGCCGTGTTCGGGCCCGGTGCGCGGGTGGCTGGCGCAAAGAGGATCATGCGGGAAGGGATATGATGGAACCATCGCCGATGCAAGGTAAACCGTCATGGAGAACGGGTGCGTCGGGGGATGCCGGAAAAGGCGCCGGGCTGGTCTTCCGGGCAAGACCGTCACACGGGTGTTTCGCTGGAGTGGCGTTTTCGCGATGGCGTTGCTTTCTTCCCCCGTTGCTCTTGACAGGGGAACGGTTTCCGTGCGCCATGCCCCGATTGGGCCGCACGGCCCGGATCGGAAACGCCGCGCCAGGCGAAACAGGCACCCCCACCATGCGCCATCGTCTCAAGAAAATGTCCCGGCAGGCCGGCAAGGCCCTCGACGCCCTGGAATACACCGGCGACGTCCCGGTGCAAAAGACCCGCGTCACGGCGACCACCTACGGCCCGGACGGGGCGGAGACCGCCGTGATGACCGATCGGGAGATCCCCCGTGTCCCGTCCGGGGACGGTCCGGGCAAGGTCTGGATCGACGTGGCCGGACTCTCCCAGGCCGAGGAGATTCGCCGGGTCGGAGGTCTTTTCGGAGTCCATCCGCTCATCCTGGAGGACATCGTCCAGGTGGGGCAGCGCCCCAAGATCGAGGACCTGGAGGACTATCTTTTCGTGATCGTCAAGGCCTGGCGCTACGACGGGTCGGCCAAGGAACTTTTCGAGAGCCAGGTCAGTTTCATCCTGGGGCAGAAGGCCCTGGTCACCTTCCGGGAGGCCGACGTCCCGGCCTTCGAGGCGGTCCGGACACGCATCGCCTCGGGCAAGGGCCGGATCCGGAACATGGGCGCGGATTACCTGCTCTACGCCCTGCTGGACTCCCTGGTGGACGAGCATTTTCTGGCCCTGGAAAAGGTGGGCGAGGACATCGAGGACCTGGGGGACAAGCTTCTGTCCGACCCGCGGCCCACGGACCTGGAGACCATCCACAAGCTCAAGCGGGAGACCATCTACCTGCGCAAAAGCGTGTGGCCGCTACGGGAGGTGGTCTCCCATCTAGCGGATGGGGAGAGCGCGTTGCTTCGTCCGGAAACGCGATTGTATTTTCGCGACCTCTACGAACACGTCATCCAGATCATGGACACGGTGGAGGGGCTGTTGGACATCGTGGGCGGCATGGTGGACATCTACCTGTCCACCATCAGCTTTCGTTTAAACGCCATCATGAAGGTGCTCACGCTCATTTCCACGCTTTTTATGCCCATGACCTTCGTGGCCGGGGTCTACGGCATGAACTTCAAGTTCATGCCCGAGTTGTCCTGGCCCCTGGGCTATCCCATGGCCATCGGGATCATGCTCCTCATGTCCGGCGGGCTTTTCACGTTTTTCAAATTGAAGAAATGGATATGAAGGCCTCGACAACGCGGCGTTCCGGGCAGAGAGGGGAACATGTTTGACGACGTCAAATTCAGCCTCATCGTTGTCGGGGCGGTGCTGGCCGCGGCCCTGGCGGTCTACCGGCTGCGCCGTGTGCGGCACCACGGCATGGACATGGGCCAGCGGAATCTTTTGGCCACGAATTTCGGCTTTTTCTCGACCCTCTACACCTTTTTTCTGGGATTCGCCGTGGTGGTGTTGTGGCAGTCCTACAACCACGCCAGCACGCTGGTGGCTGCGGAAGCGGAAAATATTCTGGTGGAATACCGGATATCCTCGGA
Proteins encoded:
- the corA gene encoding magnesium/cobalt transporter CorA, whose protein sequence is MRHRLKKMSRQAGKALDALEYTGDVPVQKTRVTATTYGPDGAETAVMTDREIPRVPSGDGPGKVWIDVAGLSQAEEIRRVGGLFGVHPLILEDIVQVGQRPKIEDLEDYLFVIVKAWRYDGSAKELFESQVSFILGQKALVTFREADVPAFEAVRTRIASGKGRIRNMGADYLLYALLDSLVDEHFLALEKVGEDIEDLGDKLLSDPRPTDLETIHKLKRETIYLRKSVWPLREVVSHLADGESALLRPETRLYFRDLYEHVIQIMDTVEGLLDIVGGMVDIYLSTISFRLNAIMKVLTLISTLFMPMTFVAGVYGMNFKFMPELSWPLGYPMAIGIMLLMSGGLFTFFKLKKWI